From Nitrospira sp., the proteins below share one genomic window:
- a CDS encoding MBL fold metallo-hydrolase, producing MPILIRKTFSVPPLGCNCSIIGDPVTKQAIVVDPGGAPERILHEVQQLGLTVRYIFHTHAHFDHFLAAGEMKKATGATLCLHQDDLDLWQNLDVQCRMFGVPYVAVPMPDYWLKDEEKVLVGQVPIVAIHTPGHTPGSMSFHVPDDQLVLAGDTLFRGSIGRTDLWGGDFDAIERSIRERLYTLDDATAVVTGHGPETEIGIEKESNQFFRVE from the coding sequence ATGCCGATCTTGATTCGCAAAACGTTTTCGGTTCCGCCGCTCGGGTGCAATTGCTCCATCATCGGCGATCCGGTCACCAAACAGGCCATCGTGGTCGATCCCGGCGGTGCGCCCGAACGGATTCTGCACGAAGTCCAGCAACTCGGGCTGACGGTCCGCTATATTTTTCACACCCACGCGCATTTCGATCATTTCCTCGCCGCCGGTGAAATGAAGAAGGCGACCGGCGCGACGCTCTGCCTCCATCAAGACGATCTCGACCTCTGGCAGAATCTTGATGTGCAATGTCGGATGTTCGGTGTGCCCTACGTGGCGGTGCCAATGCCGGACTATTGGCTTAAGGATGAAGAGAAAGTGCTGGTGGGGCAGGTGCCGATTGTGGCCATCCATACGCCGGGCCACACGCCGGGCTCGATGAGTTTTCATGTGCCGGATGACCAGCTCGTGCTGGCGGGCGATACTCTGTTTCGTGGCAGCATCGGGCGCACCGATCTCTGGGGCGGGGATTTCGATGCCATCGAGCGGTCGATCCGCGAGCGGCTCTATACGCTCGACGACGCGACGGCAGTCGTCACCGGGCACGGGCCGGAAACTGAAATTGGCATTGAAAAAGAGTCGAATCAGTTTTTTCGCGTGGAGTGA